The nucleotide window CGTAGCTGTCGAGGGGCGCGTTCTTCGGCTCGTAGGGGGGGTCGTACTTCGAGTAGAGGTAGCCCTCGTCGCCCGCACCCTCGGCCATCTCCGGCCCCTGGGCGCCCATGATCAGGTTGCTCTGCATCTGATCGGCGTCGATGTAGTCGCGCAGGGCCACCACCAGGTCCGGGCGGGTCAGCTTCACCCCGTGCCGGTTCTCCTCGTCGAAGAGGAAGTCGTAGCGGGGGTCCTGGATCAGGCTCATCAGCTGGAGGAGCGCCGCCTTCGACTGCGAGCCCAGGGCGTCGAGCTGGTTGATGTTGATCCGCCCCTCCTCGTCGTTGATCTCGGCCCGGCAGCCGCCGTCGAAGTCACCGAAGGAGGCCTTGGGCATCCCGTCGGGGTCGAGCACGTCCGAGGGATCCGGCGGCTTGCCGGCCATCTGCACCAGCATCTGCACCATCCCGCAGTCGATGGGGATCAGCTCCCAGAGCCGGATGCCCAGGCCGCCGCTCTGGCCCTGCTGGGCGGTGGGATCGGCCGCCGGGGTCGCCCCCCCGCCCGCCATCCCGATCAGCTCGGAGAGGCCGGGGATCTGCTGGGAGTCGAGCTGGGTCTGGAAGGAGAGGATCAGCCGGGAGAGGTCGACGGCGGAGCGGGCCAGGTACTCGGCCCGCAGGGCGTCCCGGGCGTTCGCCGCCAGGTGCATGCTCACTCGCTCGCGGTAGGTGAACTCCACCGCCACCGCGGTCAGCACGGCGATGACGGCGGTCACCATGATCAGGGCGACCCCGCGCTCGGAGGCGCGCAGGCCTGCCCCACGGGCGGCCTTCTTGCGCTTCCTGGGGGTGGGGGTGGCCATGGTCGTCACCAGGTGAGGGGCTGGGTCAGCTGGACCCGGGCCTGGGTGGTGAAGGTCTGGTCGACCCCGTCCGGGTCGGTGACCTTGAGGGTGATGCGGATGCGGGAGGGGATGCGGTCGTGCTGGTCGGTGTCCCG belongs to Deltaproteobacteria bacterium and includes:
- a CDS encoding type II secretion system protein GspK; protein product: MATPTPRKRKKAARGAGLRASERGVALIMVTAVIAVLTAVAVEFTYRERVSMHLAANARDALRAEYLARSAVDLSRLILSFQTQLDSQQIPGLSELIGMAGGGATPAADPTAQQGQSGGLGIRLWELIPIDCGMVQMLVQMAGKPPDPSDVLDPDGMPKASFGDFDGGCRAEINDEEGRININQLDALGSQSKAALLQLMSLIQDPRYDFLFDEENRHGVKLTRPDLVVALRDYIDADQMQSNLIMGAQGPEMAEGAGDEGYLYSKYDPPYEPKNAPLDSYEELYQIAGVDDDFMAAFGDRLTVYTDKNAKLNVTPKNPLDLCMKLVIASEDPLLGVQQCQDPILMTNLWEQIQLSRAAMPWVGLQPQTFRSLLEGVGVAVNPYIWTGPNAIFGASSKTFTIEATGEVGDVTRTFIAVVRMDGSHPMGRLVHWQEK